The Acropora muricata isolate sample 2 chromosome 5, ASM3666990v1, whole genome shotgun sequence genome includes a window with the following:
- the LOC136918056 gene encoding GFP-like fluorescent chromoprotein amFP486 has protein sequence MSYSKQGIVKEMRTKYHMEGSVNGHEFTIEGVGTGYPYEGKQMSELVIIKPVGKPLPFSFDILSSAFQYGNRCFTKYPEGMTDYFKQAFPDGMSYERSFLFEDGGVATASWNIRLEGDCFIHKSIYHGVNFPADGPVMKKKTIGWDKSFEKMTVSKDVLRGDVTMFLMLEGGGYHRCQFHSTYKTEKPGTMPPSHVVEHNIVRTDLGKTANGVKVKLEEHAEAHVNPLNVK, from the exons ATGTCTTATTCAAAGCAA gGCATCGTAAAAGAAATGAGGACGAAATACCATATGGAAGGCAGTGTCAATGGCCATGAATTCACGATAGAAGGTGTAGGAACTGGGTACCCTTACGA AGGGAAACAGATGTCCGAATTAGTGATCATCAAGCCTGTGGGAAAACCCCTTCCATTCTCCTTTGACATACTGTCATCAGCCTTTCAATATGGAAACAGGTGCTTCACAAAGTACCCTGAAGGCATGACTGACTATTTCAAGCAAGCATTCCCAGatggaatgtcatatgaaaggtCATTTCTATTTGAGGATGGAGGAGTTGCTACAGCCAGCTGGAACATTCG TCTCGAAGGAGATTGCTTCATCCACAAATCCATCTATCATGGCGTTAACTTTCCCGCTGATGGACCCgtaatgaaaaagaagacaattgGCTGGGATAAGTCCTTCGAAAAAATGACTGTGTCCAAAGACGTGTTAAGAGGTGATGTGACCATGTTTCTTATGCTCGAAGGAGGTGGTTACCACAGATGCCAGTTTCACTCCACTTACAA aacggaGAAGCCGGGTACAATGCCTCCGAGTCATGTCGTGGAACATAACATTGTGAGGACTGACCTTGGCAAAACTGCAAACGGCGTCAAGGTCAAGCTGGAAGAACATGCTGAGGCTCATGTTAACCCTTTGAATGTTAAATAA
- the LOC136918057 gene encoding GFP-like fluorescent chromoprotein amFP486 has product MSYSKQGIVKEMRTKYHMEGSVNGHEFTIEGVGTGYPYEGKQMSELVIIKPVGKPLPFSFDILSSAFEYGNRCFTKYPEGMHDYFKQAFPDGMSYERSFLFEDGGVATASWNIRLEGDCFIHNSIYHGVNFPADGPVMKKKTIGWEKSFEKMTVSKDVLRGDVTMFLMLEGGGYHRCQFHSTYKTERPVTLPPSHVVEHNIVRTDLGKTANGFKVKLEEHAEAHVNPLNVK; this is encoded by the exons ATGTCTTATTCAAAGCAA gGCATCGTAAAAGAAATGAGGACGAAATACCATATGGAAGGCAGTGTCAATGGCCATGAATTCACGATCGAAGGTGTAGGAACTGGGTACCCTTACGA AGGGAAACAGATGTCCGAATTAGTGATCATCAAGCCTGTGGGAAAGCCCCTTCCATTCTCCTTTGACATACTGTCATCAGCCTTTGAATATGGAAACAGGTGCTTCACAAAGTACCCTGAAGGCATGCATGACTATTTCAAGCAAGCATTCCCAGatggaatgtcatatgaaaggtCATTTCTATTTGAGGATGGAGGAGTTGCTACAGCCAGCTGGAACATTCG TCTCGAAGGAGATTGCTTCATCCACAATTCCATCTATCATGGCGTTAACTTTCCCGCTGATGGACCCGTAATGAAAAAGAAGACGATTGGCTGGGAGAAGTCCTTCGAAAAAATGACTGTGTCCAAAGACGTGTTAAGAGGTGATGTGACCATGTTTCTTATGCTCGAAGGAGGTGGTTACCACAGATGCCAGTTTCACTCCACTTACAA aacggaGAGGCCGGTTACATTGCCTCCGAGTCATGTCGTGGAACATAACATTGTGAGGACTGACCTTGGCAAAACTGCAAACGGCTTCAAGGTCAAGCTGGAAGAACATGCTGAGGCTCATGTTAACCCTTTGAATGTTAAATAA
- the LOC136918058 gene encoding GFP-like fluorescent chromoprotein amFP486, translating to MSYSKQGIVKEMRTKYHMEGSVNGHEFTIEGVGTGYPYEGKQMSELVIIKPVGKPLPFSFDILSSAFQYGNRCFTKYPEGMTDYFKQAFPDGMSYERSFLFEDGGVATASWTIRLEGDCFIHKSIFHGVNFPADGPVMKKKTIGWEKSFEKMTVSKEVLRGDVTMFLMLEGGGYHRCQFHSTYKTEKPVTMPPSHVVEHNIVRTDLGQTANGFTVKLEAHAAAHVNPLKVK from the exons ATGTCTTATTCAAAGCAA gGCATCGTAAAAGAAATGAGGACGAAATACCATATGGAAGGCAGTGTCAATGGCCATGAATTCACGATAGAAGGTGTAGGAACTGGGTACCCTTACGA AGGGAAACAGATGTCCGAATTAGTGATCATCAAGCCTGTGGGAAAACCCCTTCCATTCTCCTTTGACATACTGTCATCAGCCTTTCAATATGGAAACAGGTGCTTCACAAAGTACCCTGAAGGCATGACTGACTATTTCAAGCAAGCATTCCCAGatggaatgtcatatgaaaggtCATTTCTATTTGAGGATGGAGGAGTTGCTACAGCCAGTTGGACCATTCG TCTCGAAGGAGATTGCTTCATCCACAAATCCATCTTTCATGGCGTAAACTTTCCCGCTGATGGACCCgtaatgaaaaagaagacaattgGCTGGGAGAAGTCATTCGAAAAAATGACTGTGTCTAAAGAGGTGCTAAGAGGTGATGTGACTATGTTTCTTATGCTCGAAGGAGGTGGTTACCACAGATGCCAGTTTCACTCCACTTACAA aaccgaGAAGCCGGTTACAATGCCTCCGAGTCATGTCGTAGAACATAACATTGTGAGGACTGAccttggccaaactgcaaacgGCTTCACAGTCAAGCTGGAAGCACATGCTGCGGCTCATGTTAACCCTTTGAAGGTTAAATAA